Genomic window (Streptosporangium brasiliense):
TCGACGCGTTCGGACCCGGCCCGCGCCAATGCCTCGCGCAGCGCGTCGGCGGTCGCCGCGCGGTCGGACGGCAGCCAGAAGTCGGGCCAGCGCAGCCAGCGGCTCTCCCAGGCGACGGGCGGTGGCCGGCGGCCCAGCAGGTAGAGCGCGAAGGCGGGCTCCGGCCCCTGCGGCAGCGGCCGCCTCAGTCCCCGGCCGCGGACGAGCCGGCCCGAGGGCAGCCGTAGCACACCCGGCGCCGCAGGCTCCCATGTAGCGATCATGATGCGAGCGTAACCGCCCCGCCCGTCGCCGGTCAGGCGGTTTTCCGCGGATCCCCGGGGGCCGCGGGCCGGTCCCCGGGCTCCGGTGAACGGCGGATCACGACCTAGGGTTGGCTCCGTGCTGCATCTACGCGTGATCAGTCCGGCGGAGCTGACGGACGACGTCCTGGAGCTGCTCGACGGCGCCGTGGGGGTGGTCAACCTGGTCCTGCTCCCCGGCGCGGCCCGTTCCCCCAAGGGCGACCTGGTCCAGTTCGACGTCGCGCGGGAGGCCGCCAACGAGGTGATCGAGCGGCTCCAGCGGCTCGGCCTGTGGGCGGAGGGCTCCATCGCGGCCGAGCAGGTCGACCTGTCGCTCTCGGAGGCGGCCGACCGCGCCGAGCGGGAGGCGCCGGGCGAGGGGGACGACGCCGTGGTCTGGGCGGAGTTCGCCCGGCGGGTCAGCGACGACTCCCGGCTCACCTGGGCCTTCCTGGCGTTCCTGGCGATCGCCACCCAGATCGCGGCGATAGGCGTGATCGTCAACTCGCCGGTCCTCATCGTCGGCGCGATGGTGCTGGGGCCGGAGTTCGGGGCGATCGCGGCCGTCTGCTTCGGTCTGCTCCGGGGCGACCGGCGGCTGATCGGCACCGCCCTCCGCACGCTGGCCGTCGGCTTCGCGGCCGCCGTCGCGGTCACCTTCGCCTGCGCGCTGGTCTCGCGCGGGCTGGGCTGGATCGAGCCGTCCAGCCTGACCGGCCACAAGGAGATCGAGTTCATCGTCAAACCCGACAGGTGGTCCTTCATCGTGGCGCTGCTCGCCGGGGCGGCCGGGGTGCTGTCGGTCACCGCGGGCAAGTCCTCGGCCCTGGTCGGCGTGTTCATCTCGGTGACCACGGTCCCCGCCGCCGGATACTTCGCGGTCGCCGCGGCGCTGTCCCGCTGGGACGACATGGCGTGGTCGGTCGCCCAGCTCGGGGTGAACATCGCGGGCATGGTCATCTCCGGCACCGTGACGCTGATCGTCCAGCGGGCCTACTGGTCGAGGTTCGGCGTGCGGCTCCCGCTCCGGCGGCCGGGCGGCCCCGGGCCCGGGTAGGAGCCCGGCCCGCCCTTGCGGATGAGGGGCGGCTCCTTCGCGGGGCGGAGGAATCCGCGCCATCCGGTAGGTAGTGTCCGACCATGACTATCCTCGCCACCGAGGGACTGACCAGACGTTTCCCCCGGGTGACGGCACTGGACCGGCTCACCGTCACCGTCGATCCCGGCGTGACCGGCCTGGTCGGCGCCAACGGCGCGGGCAAGTCCACGCTGATAAAGATCCTGCTGGGCCTGCTCGAACCCTCCGCCGGAGGCGCCCAGGTGCTCGGCATGGACGTCACGACCCACGGCGCCGAGATCCGCCGGGCCGTGGGTTACATGCCCGAGCACGACTGCCTGCCGCCGGACCTGTCCGCCACCGAGTTCACCGTGCACATGGCCCAGATGTCGGGCCTGCCGCGCACCGCGGCCCGGGAGCGCGCCGCCGACGTGCTGCGCCACGTGGGACTTTACGAGGAGCGCTACCGCGCGATGGGCGGTTACTCGACCGGCATGAAGCAGCGGGTCAAGCTGGCCCAGGCCCTGGTGCACGATCCGCGCCTGGTCCTGCTGGACGAGCCCACCAACGGCCTCGACCCGCAGGGCCGCGACGAGATGCTCGCGCTGATCCGCAGGATCGGCACCGAGTTCGGCATCAGCGTGCTGGTCACCTCCCACCTGCTGGGCGAGCTGGAGCGGGTCTGCGACCACGTCATCGTCATCGACGGCGGCAGGCTGCTGCGCTCGTCGTCCATCTCCGAGTTCACCCAGAACACCCAGACCGTGGCCGTGGAGGTCGAGGAGGGTCAGGAGGCCCTGGCGGCGCGCCTGGCCGAGCTGGGCGAGACCGTCACCGTCCACGGCCGGATGCTCCTGGTCGGCATCCGGGCGCCGGAGACCTTCGACACCCTCCGCGACGCCGTCTGCGATCTCGACCTCTGCCTCGTCCGCATGGAGCAGGGCCGCCAGCGCATCGAGGACGTCTTCAGGGAGCCGGTCAATGTCTGAGCCGACGGGTGTCATCCACGACATCGGATACCGCCACTACGAGGGGGTGCGGCTCGGCCGTGCCCACGCCGCCGTGTCGCTGGCCGTGCACAGCCTGCGCGGGGTGTTCGGACTGGGCCGCACCGCCCGCTCGAAGATCATCCCGTTCCTGCTAGCGGGCGTCATGATGCTCCCCGCGGTCGTCTCCATCGCCGCCATGGCGCTGATCAAGCAGGAGGTGATCGGCTACACCGCCTACGCGGTCACCATGCAGGCCGTACTGGCGATCTTCCTCGCCTCGCAGTCCCCATACGCGGTCGCGCCCGACCTGCGCTTCCGCGTGCTGCCCCTCTACCTGTCGCGCCCGGTGACGCTGGCCGACTACGTCGGGGCGAAGCTGGCGGCGATGGCCGTGGCGATGTTCCTGCTGCTGGCGGTCCCGCTCACCGTGCTGTTCGTCGGCGAGGTGGTCATCGACCTGCCCGGGCCGGCGCACACCACCGCCTACCTGACCGGCATGGCCGGGGCCGTCGTCTACGCCGTGCTGCTGTCCTGCCTCGGCGTGGCCATCGCCTCCTTCACCCCCAGGCGCGGTCTGGGGGTGGCCTCGGTCATCGCCTTCTACCTGCTCACCTCGGCCGTCTCCACCGTCGTCGCCGCGACGATGGAGTCGGTGAACAACTACACCGCCGCCGCGTGGGCCTGGATGATCAACCCGTTCTTCCTCGTCGACGCCGCGGTGCAGGTGGGGATCTTCGGCGCGGCCCCCGCGGCGCCCACCACCTACCCGACGGGGGCGGGCGTGGCGGTGACGATCCTGATACTGCTCGGGCTGATCGCGCTGTCGGTGACCGCCCTGATCCTGCGCTACCGGAAGGCGGCCGCGCGATGAGAATCGAACTGGCCCAGGTCTCACGCTGGTACGGCAACGTGGTCGCCGTCAACGACGTCACCATGACCATCGGCCCGGGCGTCACCGGCCTGCTCGGCCCCAACGGCGCGGGCAAGTCCACGCTGCTGCACATGATGGCCGGCTTCCTGGCCCCCTCCGGCGGCACGGTGACCCTGGACGGCACGAAGATCTGGCGCAACCACGAGGTCTACCGCTCGATCGGCCTGGTCCCCGAGCGGGAGGCCGTCTACGGCTTCCTCACCGGCTGGCAGTACGTGCTGTCCAGCGCCAGGCTCCACCGCCTGCCCAACCCCGACGACGCCGCGCGCAAGGCGCTGGCCATGGTCGAGATGGAGCCGGCCAAGGACCGCAGGGTCGAGACCTACTCCAAGGGCATGCGCCAGCGCGTCAAGGTCGCCGCCGCGCTCGTGCACGACCCGGAGGTGCTCCTGCTCGACGAGCCGTTCAACGGCATGGACCCGCGCCAGCGGCTGCACCTGATGGACCTGATCGGCGCCATGGGCACCGCGGGCAAGACCATCCTGTTCAGCTCGCACATCCTGGAGGAGGTGGAGCGGGTCGCCCAGCACATCGAGGTCCTGGTCGCCGGCCGGCACGCCGCCTCCGGCGACTTCCGTGAGATCCGCCGCAGGATGACCGACCGGCCCCACGTGTTCCGGGTCCGCTCCAGCGACGACCGCCGCCTGGCCTCGGCCCTGATCGCCGACGCCTCCTCGGGGTCGGTCTCGCTCACCGGGGCCGGCCTGGAGGTGCAGGCCGTCGACTTCCGCCGGTTCACCTGGCTGCTGCCCCGGATCGCCCGGGACAGCGGCGTGCGGGTCTGGCAGATCTCCCCGGCCGACGAAGACCTGGAGAGCGTCTTCTCCTACCTGATCAACAGGAGCAGCTGACCATGAACGGTGTCATCGCCGGAATCTCCTACCGGGCGCTGCTCGGCCGCCGGCGGGTCTGGCTGCTGGTCATGCTGCCGCTGGTGCTGATCGGGCTGGCCCTGCTCCTGCGGCTGATCGACAGCGGGGGCGAGAACGCCACAGTCACGCTCATGCGGACCTTCGCCGTCGGCACCATGCTGCCGCTGCTGGGCCTGATCGCGGGGACCGGCGTGATCGCGCCCGAGATCGACGACGGCACGATCATCCACCTGCTGGCCAAGCCGATCTCCCGCCCGGTCATCGCGCAGACCAAGTTCCTGGTCGCCGCCTCGGTCCTCGCGCTGTTCGCCGCCGTGCCGACGTTCGTGGCGGCCTACCTGCTGGTCGGCCTCGAATCCGGGATCGCCTACGGCTTCGCCCTCGGCGCCCTCGTCGGCGGCATCGCCTACGCCGCGGTGTTCATGCTGCTGGGCGTGCTCACTCGCCACGCGGTGACGATCGGCATCGCCTACGCGCTGGTCTGGGAGGGCGTGGTGGGCAACTTCGTCCCCGGGGCCCGCAGGTTCTCCATCCAGCAGTGGGCCCAGTCGGTCGCCGACCAGCTGTCGTCCTCACCGTTCCTCACCACCGAGATCACGCTCGGCTTCGCCGTACCCGCGCTGCTGGCCGTCACCGTCGGCGCCGTCGTCTGGGCCGGCCAGCGCCTGCGGAGCTTCTCCCTCACCGGCGACGAGTGACCGCGCGTGCGCCCTCCGCCGCGGGGGCGCACGCGCACGGCCCGGCCGGGCCGAGCGCGCTCGGAGCGGCCGGGACGGATCGTACTCGGAGCGCGCTTGGATCGGTCGGGGCCCACCGCGCTCGGAGCGGCCGGACCCCGGGTGTGACGGCGGGGCTCGGGATCCGGGGGCTCCGGGGGCGGGTCGTCACGAGGGCGACCGCCGACAGCGGTCGCGGAGCCTGGCGAGGAGGCCGGTCCGCAGCCCGAACGCCACCAGGATCAGCGTCCCGGCCGCCACCAGGAGATACCAGGGCCGGACGGCCGCCGGCACGGCCGCCCCGTGGGCGGCGGCCGCCGCCGCGGCGCCGGCCGGCAGCTCGTCGGAGTGGGTGGCGCAGACGATCGGCCGGTCGGCCGCCTCGGTGCTCGCGCAGGCGACGGTGGCCAGGCGCAGCAGGTCGTCCGGCGTGGCCTGCACCTCGGCGGTGGTGTGGAAGGCGGTGTCCTTGCCCGCCTTCAGGTCGACGGTCCAGACGACCCGCCCCGGCTCCGCCTCGCCGTGGCGGTCGGCCGACAGGAGCTTCAGCCCGGCCGGCAGGCTCTGCGTCAGCCGCAGGTCGTCCGCGTCGGCCGTGCCGGTGTTGCGGACGGTCACGGTGTAGCTGAGCCGGTCCCCCTGCCGGGCGCTGGTGCGGCCGTTGTCGACGCTGATGCTCAGCGTGGGGGCCGTCCCGGCGGTCTCCCCGCCCCGGTCCCCGCCCCGGCCCTCGCCCGGGGACGGCCTGTGCGGGGACGCCGCCGCGGGTGCGGCGAGGGCGACGAGGATGAGGACGAGGGCCGCGCCGGCTCCGCGGCCGGCGGCGCGCCGTACGGCTCCGCTGGAACGGTTGTCTGCCATGGCTTCTCCTTCGCGTTGCTCACGGACTCGGGTTACTCGGGGACTCGGGTTACTCAGGGGCGCGGAACTCACGGGCTCCGGACTCACCGGCTCCGGACTCACGGGCTCCGGACTCACGGGCTCGGATCTCGGGACCCGGGGCTCGGGGACCGGCGGGCACGGTGGCGCGGTGGGCACCGTGGGCGCGGTGGGACGTCGGCGGCGGGTCATCTGGCCGTCACGACGTAGTCGATCGTCGCCGTGTAGCGGCCGGACGGCACGAAGGGGATGTCGACCTCGTAGTCGTTGCTGAGGCCGTCCCCGCCCGGCGCCGACGGGAGCGACTGCCCGTACACGAGCACCGGGTCGGTGGTGGACAGGGACCGGAAGGCCGAGGTGCCGTGCTCGCGCACGCGCAGGCTGGCGATCGGGATGCGGGCGCTCTCGCCGGGCCGTGCCGGGACGAGTTCGGCGGCCGTCGCCCGCGCCGTGACGGTGTAGCCGTCGACGCTGTTGGTGACGACCGTCATCGTCACCACGTCCTCGCCCCGCACGGTCGTGTCCGGCAGGCCGGTCAGCGTGAATCCGTCGCTCAGCCCGGCGATGGTGATGCTGGTGGCCGTCACGGGGAGCACCACGGAGCAGCGCGGGTCGGTGCCGCCGGCCGGGCAGGTGCTGCCGGTGGAGGCCGAGGTGACCCGGTTGCCGAGCTCCGCGTCCCCGGTGGCCGGGTCGGCGACGGTCACGCTGAAGGTGACGACCGCGCTGGCGTCCACGGGCAGCGCGCCCGTCCAGGTCAGCGCAGGCTCGGCGTAGACGACGGTGCCGGTGGTGGCGGTCGCGTCGCCGTTGTAGGCCGCGTCGTCCAGCACCCCGGCCAGCGAGTCGGCGAAGGCGGCGGCGTCGTAGGGCGCCTCGCCGGTGTTCGTGGCCGTGATCGTGTAGTGGACGGTGCCGCCCGCGACGACGTCGCCGCTGGTGTCGGCGGCCTTGGTGATGCTGAGCTCCGGGGTCAGGACGGTGACGGTCACCGTGCAGCGCGGGCCGGTCCCGCCGGCCGGGCAGGTCGAACCGGGCGCGGTGGAGACGGCGGTCCCGGTCAGCGCCTTGTCGCCCCGGACGGGGTAGGCCACGGTGACCGAGTAGGTGACCGTCACCGTGGCGCCGACCGCGAGGTCGCCGGTCCAGGTCAGCACCGGCTCGGTGAAGGTGACGGTGCCGGTGGTGGCGGTCGCGTCGCCGTTGTAGACCGCGTCGTCCAGCACCTCCGCGAGCAGGCCGGTGATCGTGGCCCCGGGCTGGTCGGTCTCGCCGGTGTTGGTGGCGGTGACCGTGTAGCGGACGGTGCCGCCCGCCACGACGGTCCCCCGATCGGCGGTCTTGGTGACCGTCAGTTCCGGCACGAGCAGGCGGACGAGCGTGGCGCACGCCGGCGCGGTGCCACCGGCTGGGCAGGTGCTCCCCGGGGCGTCCGAGGTGACGGCGTTGCCGAGGACCTTGTCGCCGGTGACGGCGGCGTTCACCGTGACGGAGTAGGTGATCGTGGCGCTCGCCCCGACCGCGAGGTCCCCGGTCCAGGTCAGCGCCGGCTCGGCGTAGGCGAGGACCCCGGTGGTGGCGACGGCGTCGCCGCCGTAGGCCGCGTCGTCGAGCAGGCCCTCCAGCGCGTCGGTGACGCTCACCCCGGTGTACGGCGTCTGCCCGGTGTTGGTGATCGTGATCGTGTAGCCGACCGTGCCGCCGGGAGTGGTGGTCGGGGTGCCGGCGGTCTTGACGATGTCCAGGGCGGGGATCAGCACGGTGACGGTCACGCTGCAGGCGGGGTCGGTGGAGCCCACCGGGCAGGTGCTGCCCGGCGCCGAGGAGGCGACGGCATCGGTCATGACCCTGTCCCCGGTGTCGGGGTCGTCGGCGGTGACCGTGTAGGTGACGGTCACCGTGGCGCCGACCGCGAGGTCCCCGGTCCAGGTCAGCACCGGCTCGGCGTAGACGAGGACCCCGGTGGTGGCGACGGCGTCGCCGCCGTAGGCCGCGTCGTCCAACACCCCGGCCAGCACGTCGCTGACGCTGATGCCGTTGTAGACGGTCTGGCCGGTGTTGGCGATCGTGACCGTGTGGCGCACGGTGCCGCCGGGGGTCGTGGTCGCCCGGTCGGCGACGGTGGAGACGGCCAGGCCGGGGATCAGGACGGTCACCGTCGGGGCGCAGGCCGGGTCCGTGGTGCCCGCCGGGCAGGTGCTGCCCGACGCGCCCGACGTGGCGGTGCCGGTGAGCCGCCTGTCGCCGGTGTCGGGGATGTCGACGGTGACCGAGTAGTCGATGGTCGCCGACTCCCCGACCGCGAGGTCCCCGGTCCAGGTCAGATCGGTCCCGGCGAAGGTGACCGTGCCGGTCGTGGCGGCCGCGTCGCCGCCGTAGGCCGCGTCGTCCAGCACCCCGGCCAGCGCGTCGGTGACGCTCGCCCCTGTGTACGGCGTCTGCCCGGTGTTGGTGACGGTGATCGTGTAGCCGACCGTCTCACCGGGTGTGGCGGTGACGGTGTCGGCGACTTTGACGATCCTCAGGGCCGGGACGAGCACGGTGACGAGCGTGGTGCACGCCGGGGCGGACCCGGTGGACGGGCAGGTGCTGCCCAGGGTGTCGGAGACGACCCGGTTGACGATCCGCTTGTCGCCCGGGTCGGGGTCGCGCGTGGTGACCGAGTAGGTGATCGTGGCGCCCGCCCCGACCGCGAGGTCGCCGGTCCAGGTCAGGTCGGATCCGGCGAAGGTGACCGTGCCGGTCGTGGCGGTCGCGTCGCCGTTGTAGACCGCGTCCGGGAGCACCCGGGTGAGGCGGTCGGTCACCGTCGCCCCGGTGTACGGCGTCTGGCCGGTGTTGGCGACCGTGACCGTGTAGGTGACCGTGCCGCCGGGCGTGACCGTGGTCCTGTCCGCGCTCTTGGAGACGGACAGGACCGGGGTCAGCACGGTCACGGTCGCGCCGCAGGCCGGGTCGGTGCTCCCGGCGGGGCAGTTGGTCCCCGGGGTGTCGGAGGTCAGGACGGCGGTCAGCGCCTTGTCGCCCGGGTCCGGGTTCCGCACGGTCGCCGAGAAGGTGACGGTGACGGTCTGGCCGACCGCGAGGGGGCCCTGCCACCGGGCCTGGCCGCTGCCGGGCACGAAGGTGAGGTTGCCCGCCGAGGCCGTCCCGTCGCCGTTGTAGGTCGCGTCGTCGAAGACGCCGGCCAGCAGGCCGTCCACGACGGCGTCGCTGTAGGGCGTCTGCCCGGTGTTGGCGACCGTGACCGTGTAGCCCACCACCCCGGCCGGGACGGCCGTGGCGGCGTCCGCCGAGGTCGTGATCGTGATCCTGGAGATCAGGACCTCGTTGGAGCAGCGGGGGTCGGAGCCGCCGGCCGGGCAGGTGGTGCCCGCGGTGGTGGAGGTTACCGCGCTGGTCAGCCGCTGGTCGCCGGCGCCCGGGGCGGCGGCGGTGACGGTGTAGGTGACGGTGGCCCCCTGGCCCGGGGCGAGGCCGCCGGTCCAGGTCAGGGTCTGGCCGGCGAAGGAGACCGAACCGGTCGTGGCCGTCGCGTCACCGTTGTAGACCGCGTCGTCCAGCACCCCGGCCAGCGCGTCGGCGAACGTGGCGGCGGCGAAGGGGACCTGCCCGGTGTTGGTGGCTCTCACCGTGTAGGTGACCGTGCCGCCGGGCGTGGTCGAGGCCCGGTCGGCGGTCTTCACGATCGTCAGCGCGGGGGTGAGGAGCACGACCCTCGCGCTGCACGCCGTGTTCCCGCTGGCGGGCGGGCAGGTGCTGCCGGCCT
Coding sequences:
- a CDS encoding ABC transporter permease, which encodes MNGVIAGISYRALLGRRRVWLLVMLPLVLIGLALLLRLIDSGGENATVTLMRTFAVGTMLPLLGLIAGTGVIAPEIDDGTIIHLLAKPISRPVIAQTKFLVAASVLALFAAVPTFVAAYLLVGLESGIAYGFALGALVGGIAYAAVFMLLGVLTRHAVTIGIAYALVWEGVVGNFVPGARRFSIQQWAQSVADQLSSSPFLTTEITLGFAVPALLAVTVGAVVWAGQRLRSFSLTGDE
- a CDS encoding DUF389 domain-containing protein, with the translated sequence MLHLRVISPAELTDDVLELLDGAVGVVNLVLLPGAARSPKGDLVQFDVAREAANEVIERLQRLGLWAEGSIAAEQVDLSLSEAADRAEREAPGEGDDAVVWAEFARRVSDDSRLTWAFLAFLAIATQIAAIGVIVNSPVLIVGAMVLGPEFGAIAAVCFGLLRGDRRLIGTALRTLAVGFAAAVAVTFACALVSRGLGWIEPSSLTGHKEIEFIVKPDRWSFIVALLAGAAGVLSVTAGKSSALVGVFISVTTVPAAGYFAVAAALSRWDDMAWSVAQLGVNIAGMVISGTVTLIVQRAYWSRFGVRLPLRRPGGPGPG
- a CDS encoding ABC transporter ATP-binding protein, producing MRIELAQVSRWYGNVVAVNDVTMTIGPGVTGLLGPNGAGKSTLLHMMAGFLAPSGGTVTLDGTKIWRNHEVYRSIGLVPEREAVYGFLTGWQYVLSSARLHRLPNPDDAARKALAMVEMEPAKDRRVETYSKGMRQRVKVAAALVHDPEVLLLDEPFNGMDPRQRLHLMDLIGAMGTAGKTILFSSHILEEVERVAQHIEVLVAGRHAASGDFREIRRRMTDRPHVFRVRSSDDRRLASALIADASSGSVSLTGAGLEVQAVDFRRFTWLLPRIARDSGVRVWQISPADEDLESVFSYLINRSS
- a CDS encoding protein-tyrosine phosphatase family protein gives rise to the protein MIATWEPAAPGVLRLPSGRLVRGRGLRRPLPQGPEPAFALYLLGRRPPPVAWESRWLRWPDFWLPSDRAATADALREALARAGSERVEIACAGGQGRTGTALACLAVLDGVPGGEAVAYVREHYAPHAVETPWQRRFVARFP
- a CDS encoding ABC transporter ATP-binding protein, which gives rise to MTILATEGLTRRFPRVTALDRLTVTVDPGVTGLVGANGAGKSTLIKILLGLLEPSAGGAQVLGMDVTTHGAEIRRAVGYMPEHDCLPPDLSATEFTVHMAQMSGLPRTAARERAADVLRHVGLYEERYRAMGGYSTGMKQRVKLAQALVHDPRLVLLDEPTNGLDPQGRDEMLALIRRIGTEFGISVLVTSHLLGELERVCDHVIVIDGGRLLRSSSISEFTQNTQTVAVEVEEGQEALAARLAELGETVTVHGRMLLVGIRAPETFDTLRDAVCDLDLCLVRMEQGRQRIEDVFREPVNV
- a CDS encoding ABC transporter permease, which translates into the protein MSEPTGVIHDIGYRHYEGVRLGRAHAAVSLAVHSLRGVFGLGRTARSKIIPFLLAGVMMLPAVVSIAAMALIKQEVIGYTAYAVTMQAVLAIFLASQSPYAVAPDLRFRVLPLYLSRPVTLADYVGAKLAAMAVAMFLLLAVPLTVLFVGEVVIDLPGPAHTTAYLTGMAGAVVYAVLLSCLGVAIASFTPRRGLGVASVIAFYLLTSAVSTVVAATMESVNNYTAAAWAWMINPFFLVDAAVQVGIFGAAPAAPTTYPTGAGVAVTILILLGLIALSVTALILRYRKAAAR